The sequence below is a genomic window from Lolium perenne isolate Kyuss_39 chromosome 7, Kyuss_2.0, whole genome shotgun sequence.
ccgatgacgagcagctgtacttgttggccaagcaaccatcttctactatatcgacttttcaagggtacgagattaatgggaacacattttacactttcgcccaagacaaaaagagcaccaaccaaaacagtggtgtccgctttgatgcagaagatggcaatggaaacaaggtcacatattatgggtacatacaggagatatgggaacttgactatggacctaatttcaaggtccctctgttccggtgcaaatggttcaacctgaaagacggggtacatgTAGACCcacagtacggaatgactacagtggatttcaagaatctagggtacgacaccgaaccattcgtcctagccagtgaagtggctcaggttttttatgtgaaggatatgtctagcaaaccgaaaaaaagaaaagaaaggcaagaggacacatcatacgatgagccaaagcggcacatagttctttcaggaaaaagaaacatcgtgggagtagaggacaagacagacatgtcagaagattataataagtttgacgatattccacccttcaaggtaaaaattgacccaagcatcatcttgaacaatgaagattgtccatggttgcgtcgcagtaagaagaaagggaaacagacgaagaaaactcagaagactagctagctacatatagggatcataacttgtgtatctcaatatggaaatcacttttgtgtaatgatgttactgtatgtaagatattaacaatggagatggttggcttgttttactagttaagtagctttcacgggcttgcagggaaatttttccgaggcggaacttccgaatatgccatatatagggcatgtgcaccaagggcatattcgagaatttccgccacgggagatttcccaaccctttccccaacattgttagaggagatggagtctttcacgggcttgcagggaaatttttccgaggcggaacttacgaagatgccatagggcgtgtgcaccaagggcatcttcgacaagttccgccacgggagatttcccaaccctttccccaacattgttagaggagatggagtctttcacgggcttgcagggaaatttttccgaggcggaacttccgaagatgccatagggcgtgtgcaccaagggcatcttcgacaagttccgccacgggagatttcccaaccctttccccaacattgttagaggagatggagtctttcactttccccatgttggcttgttgagctgcttcccatggcgtattgatgctccttttataggcacggcgccgcttctactttgtcttcttcttcctctgacagggcgtcgtgcgctacatactttatctcatcgagcagggcgtccttatcctgccgacagctttagtaccggttgcagccaccaaccggtactaaaggttacccacgcgtccttatcccaccgacagggcgtcgtgcgctacatactttagctcatcgagcagggcgtcattatcctgccgacagctttagtaccggttgcacccaccaaccggtactaaaggttacccacgcgtccttatcccaccgacagttttgttacatgacagaaaaacacctttagtaccggttgcacccaccaaccggtactaaaggtttgcctctgtcttcccgcctattttcttcccgcgctttccaccggtttccgcctctgtcttcccgccattttttcactatatatatgtaggcttggccaccatttacatatcacatctagactcatatctgcaaacctcatcattctctcccatggcttccatcgtatctctaaccccccgggaggcggaggcgctttgcgcctcgaactacccctgcccgccgggctaccgcgtcccgaccggctggttgctaagcgtcggaggcgtaccggtccctccagtccctctaggtgtggcgcgcgagatggccatcacgaaccactactacttcgagctcacgccagagcagcggaggaatccccagtggcatcccgactacagcccgacttgggaaagcttcttcatcaatcggcgtgagagggcgctttccaggtacgaggagggcggcccgcctccttcgaacttcaacgaggccggccgtcggctgtggtggcgcggccggactctccagggcgtcatggcctaccgtggcccccgcctgcgctaccctcagtcccagcccacgcgtgctcacccgccgacgttcgagtaccgcgaccccgatgccagcgatgatgatgacggcgactacgacgactacagtggcgactactacagggctaggcacgagtatgactgaatgactccaacagtagaatctggccatgtatctttaattttcagttaagctatgtacttttaattcgagttcaatcgtaataaaattttagtcccgccctttctttcccgccttttttctcccacgcgcggcgtcgtggcgggaaagtttcccgcgcggaagacgggagtaaagaaaagaaatagaaaacaaaaaataaaaataagaaaaagaaaaagaaaaagaaaataagaaatagaaaataagaaatagaaaagaaaagaaaaagaaaaagaaaagaaaaagaaacagtaaataagaaatagaaaaagaaatagaaaaagaaatagaaaaatgaacataaaggaaaaagaaaaataaaagaaaaagaaacaaaataaGAACCCTGTGCCTCGCCGACGCCGCCTCGCCGCAGACGCCACGCCCAGACGCCCAGACGCCGACGCCGCCTCGCCGTTGCCGCCTGCTGGACGTCGACGCCCTTAGGGTGTTCGGTCAAATGCCCCTGCCACGAAAACACCGCGGGCGCCGAACCCTGCTCTCTCCAAATCCCCTACGTTCTAGCGCACCGCGGGCACCGAACCCTGCCTCGGCTGCCGGCGCGGCGCCGAACCCTGTGTGCTCGCAAGCTCCATGCAACGCGGTGTCGAGGAACCAAATCGCTGCACAACGCGATAAGCAAAGGTCTCCGACCGGCGCGCACCTGCCCAGTTGCTCTCGGCATCTTCGCGGCGGCCTAGGTGATGCCGAGAAGCTCGCCCACAGGAATCGGGCGCAACGAGCTGCTTCGACGCCACCGCCATGACAGGCGCGACAGGTAGCAGCAGGGCGAGGAACGGTGCCGGTGAGGTCTTGGCAGGGATCCCCGTTGCGGCAGAATCGCTGACCAGACGGCTTGATCAAGATAGCCGGCCAGGTAGGCTTCGTCGAGATGGCGATCCAGCGGCCGAGTGCTTTTGCCGCAGCCTTAGGAGGCCGGGGTCATGGCTCATAGCGTCGTGAGCCGGCGGTGATCCTACCGACTGGCCTCATCTGTAGCGAGCTCGTCTGAATAGTTTTTGCACATAAGCTCGCTCTGAACTACTAACATGTTGGAATTTTGTATtttttctagtttgaaacacTATGGTAGTTTTATATTGGGAAGTTTAGTGAACTCTTGTAGAATTTAACCTCAAAAATATATACCAACAAAATTTTGGAGCTAGATAAACTTACATCATTAATTAGTACAATGGAACTAATTATGGCCCTAAGTCATTCCTCTCTCGaatggggggagagagagagagggagagacagAGAGGGAGATGGTGGGGATCAAGGTCCAAGCGCCAGAGCAGCTAGGTCAAGGGCATCATCGACCTGCTCCGGATTCTTCCCCGTGGCCACAGAGTCGCTGACCTTGGACGACACGTGCAAAGAGAGTTAGGTCTGCTTCGTTTACAACGGGATGGCGATCAGCATCGATCTTGATTAGTGCAAACCGTTTTGCCATCATCCGCATCATCTTTCTACAACTCCATTTTGCACAAACTTTATATCTTTTTGcatcagaaaaacatgaggatTTCAAATATCATCATGCCATGCATCATTGACATCATCTCTGGTTTGGCCAAATTAAAATTGCAACAAGAACTAAATGCTATGTGAGGGTGTTCCACTATTTCTTGCTATATTCGaacaccccacttaattttgctatgtATGAAACCCTTGCACACTCTTctaatctgttatatgatcatgacatgatgaatgaaatacaattgctttcttaattttgtagtgacattgaggtatggaggacggcaccttcgtccgagatgaggagggggaagaagcggtgcagaaattgatctatgagagtgcccgtggtccggaacccgacgatggagatgacaacgagttccaagactttctgaatgatttcggcgagggacttgagtctgaacaaattagaagagacaacgaagtgtccatcacaaactccggcgaggtgtatatctatgtatcaattagtctatgttcatccctagatgcattcatttatttgtattgcacttattaacgaataattttttctttgagccttctggatcatcgagcaagtctgttagatcaaaacgaggcccaacgcgggtgctaaagggcgagggaaggttagccctcacggcatttgtCGTGGATGtagccacggcagatgctacagggggtagcacttcattgatgcgaggggaagggaacattgccatctacgggtcgaggtgcaagagacgcaagggttttacccaggttcagcccctccggagagtaaaaggcctacgtcctgctagatctctattgctcagtggagaattacaatgggggggctcagtcggcggctacgccgagagcttacagggggagattggatctcgagtaaggtgtcctctaaggcctaagctcgggggtttatataagcacccccggcctagggttacatggagataactccgaatcatatcagttgctactaacccgggatccgctatccctctcgcaagtaatcttcttgtccagccgtgtggacctcctccttgggatcacggccccGGGCTtcttagggcccagtcgcttaggcgactggcgatccacccaagcctctatcttcatggcgactgggactggcgacccaccccctatgggcatatccccatcagtagtccccaagcgcggtggtgatgaagcgcggatctggaacaagtcttggagaggcgcggtgatggatcaagatgagtcgccgccgggcttccaaagataaagtcgcgggtgcggtggcagtctcagtcgccataacttgatcagtcagtcggcgtgtgacagtcggctctagccagtcgccgtttgccagtcgacgcgtagtcaccatagagacacgtggagaggccaacggctagatttcacgttgaccgaggcgcacaccgtctgcatgttgttgaccgttgggctcgacgtgaccgctaacggctagtttaacggctattcagccggtgacggcgcagatctcgaccgttgattgcggggcggcgattccgggacaattcaacgaacagatctcatcctcaatctgagcgagtgcgggcggtataaagggtcgcccctaggattagggttcaacactcctccgcattcatcccccatcttctcttcatctcatcttcattccacactccacacgcatccatggcggcgaaggggtggggcaagtcgaaggtcacgcgggagtctctcctcccgtacgtcgcctccggagtcatcccggagttcaaccagagcgatggcgggttccgccggcgaacgagacggagcccctcccacggcctggggagttcgtgatcttcatgagcttcctcgatcgcgggttcgctctccccacctccgatttcctccggcagttgctggccttctacagcatcaaggtttccgacctcgggccgcacagcgtccagcagatttctctgttcgtggcgctgtgcgaatgctacttgggctgtccgccctacttcccgctgtgggtgtccatcttccacgggcgggcgactcgggccagcaagaacagcgaagcactcatcccgaacggggggatcaccttccaggtgaagtccggggaaagcttcattgacatggcgctccccaagaaggcgcagtcgCTGTGGCGTCGTTTCTGGTTCTACGCCAGGAGTACACTCCCCGGGCGAGGTATGCATTCCCCAATACAGTCCCGAGCCGAGCGTCCCGCGGCGCCTCAATGTCCGGTTGCCGCTGCGCGAGCAGGAGAAGGTGGTGAAGGATATGCGCCAAGCGATCCAGGCGCTAAAGATGACGGCCTGACGGCGGTCGacatgtacaactgttggcttggccggcggctgatccccctgcggtgccgagctcaccccatgtgggagtaccggggacagaacgaccgcacccggtcgacggcgaccgagtgggacgagggcgagtaccggaaggcgctcgctaagatcaccactgccacctttacttccttcgaggacggcttgcagccctacaccgaagacaccccagcgcctcgagtaatgcttcgcatggcgactcgcacggcttagccgcgcttcttcctttctgactcgttcctttgattcgattgcagcgttggcggaagatcgcggaccacctccctcctctcgccggaaaggaaccaccggagatgaccgaaggcgaggaggaagaggtcgacgaggaggaggagcgcaccgagtcggactcggaggcgcgggacttcatcagactcccgcgcgggtcgaagaggggTGCCGAGTCCTCGTCCCGTGGCGCGGCCGAAGAGGAGGCGACCTCCCGCCCGGCGGACAACGCCGAGCCCTccaaggaaggggccgagccgcTATCGAAGCGGCTGCGCCCACTCTCTGGAAGGGTCCATGAGGCTTCAGCGTCCCTTGAAGGACGCGATCGATGCGGGAGCTCGGGCCGGTCCGGGGCGTAAAGCGattcccacggtgaagtaagtattTCTTGTCGAATTTATCCTTCCTGCGATCGGACTGAGTGTCGACTCACCTCGCCTCTctgtaggtccaagaagaagaccttggcgaagccgcccgcggccggggtggcggccacgagggcggccgaggcaaagaagaaagccgcggagaggaaggcggcgccgtccgaccttgggggtgcggggtcggctccagaagagcccgccgccgggagtcaagcggagaaggagagcactagccacgtcgagcccaccgccaacgtttttcctctacccagcatggctcgcgggggcatggcgagtgcggcgacgggtccggacgttgctccgcctgtggtggaggaggagtcgactgacattggatcgaccgaggggcagaaggcacccgaagttgaagaggacatcgtcgaggagggcggTCTGTCGGAGCCACTgaaagagcgccggtccaaggccgccagggaccGCGCCCCGCCCAGCGACACCGACACGCGGACGGGCGAGGTTCCGTCGGCGAGGCGGTGATGCGAGCGGACGGGGCGACCGAGTCGCGTCATCCGCCGCCGTCTTCATTGACCTTCactgagctccacacggcgcttggcgagcgcatgtggtaagtgtcgctgaacacgtggcctagtcacccccagtccccgagggtcgacttggtctgaaagggcgagtcgagtctctatttgctttttgtttgttgaccttggcatttttgtttggtttccgtaggcggagattaagcggctgaccgcgcttgtggaggaggcggcgcagaagaaccggaagctgattgccctgggcagtaagtcatgcccactcgccgtcctcattcagtgtcactggcccgggcgttcgttctcaccgtttccttttcttgtagcaggcgcagcaaaggctcttgccgaggctcgggaagggttcgtcaaggagtccttctaccgtgaagccgagttccgggcgcagcaggccgaaaaggcccggaaaagggcgaagcggaggtggcggaattgacgaaggtcctggagcGAAGGGCGGGAGCTGGAGGACGTCATCACCGAATACAAGGtgaagctggaggccgcgactgatgcgcgggactctgcacgtggggctgccgcgtctctgcgggaggaggtggcggccttgaagcagcagcacgccaaagaacttgctgcggagaaggaggcgtccgagggcatcgtcctggcggtgcaggccgagaagaccaacttcgaggctttcgtcagggagatgtcgcggcagattcTTGGTAAGTTCTTGTTGTCGCACTTCTTGTTTTATTTGCCGGGGTTTGAGTATCCGAacacggcgagtcggcctcgggggtcagtcccgagcgtggcgagttggCCTCGGGGGCCGGATccacgagcgtggcgagtcggtctCGGGGGCCGATCCCcggcgtggcgagtcggcctcggggccggtccgagcgtggcgagtcggtctcgggggccagtccccgagcgtggcgagtcggcctcgggggccagtccctgagcgtggcgagtcggtctcgggggccagtccccgagcgtggcgagtcggcctcgggggccagtccccgagcgtggcgagtcggcctcgggggccagtccccgagcgtggcgagtcggcgttgaaggggaagttctcatttttcccttttccttgtgttgttgactgcaggtacgtgcgacttcgtggagacggcgactccacgggaatgcctgtcgaccgcgaccgcgcgtatcatcgcctgcgcgggggagatacttgccgcgctccagtacctgagcccgcgggaggtgattccgcgggacacgccatccgtcttcaaggccgtgtccaacattccggctgttgttgactggcttcgtcgctcttcctgccgcgttggcattaccatggctctgagcatggtgctggcgcattattctgaagggttcgacgtggaggaggtcaccgctggcttcccctcggagactggggagttcgatgttgccgaagtgctgcggctgatggatgcggtgcgccccttcgccgaccgagtactggcgaccgcggacttggagactcatatccccagccaagcggctcctggtgacgcggagaaggagccgggcccggtggactaccccgcggagcgcctcttccatgctgctgccgccggctcgctgtctacatatccggtcgtggtgtacacgccgaaatttcgtcacggcgatgacggcgtcgagccTGTCGTAGAGGGGGCTCCGGGGTCGTCCTCGTAGTTTCCTGAGCACCTGTGTAAGAAGTAGCTAGATTTCCCGCGAgcgggtgttagttgtaaatagaatgatgacttttgcttaaatgcgattcggtggttgcttttgcattatttgagacggcgatgcattggagttggttccgactatccatggccttgcgggccgtcgccttgcgtccccaatgaaggctatcgacttgactgttttccttttcgagtcaaggcgtccccagtcgcagtacgtagtcattatagtacgaatagcagcctcatgggtggagtagtggtgtggtgtagtttgcgctgttcggatgtagcgcgccactcgtcgtggctcggtgagccagtcgctaggcgactccaaaggggatcattgcgggcgtattttccttggcgagccgcgggtccgttttgcggggtccctagtcgaagtacttagccgcgcaattcgccaacctaaggtagaggagggcattggtgtgctttataacgtagcacaaggcggtcgccgaggcccgtggggctggccgagcgtgcggccctgctgtgggttccagtcgccgttttcacccgatggcgtgagagatggtgggtgaccgggcctggtgttgcgcctcggtcacgccgccatcccgtgttagcccggctacttggccgatcgtggacttctctcttccagcagcggcgaccggaggtctctcagttcctagtcgcttgtcgcggcgactaagccggtatgtcccgggatgagagatgacgatatttggcgggtgaaggggaggtagtcggagcttgagatcaaaaaatggtcggcgatttttattatcctctgaattttcggattacatttttcccttaggtatagaaccgccggaggaggttgatgttccaggggcgctccacctctttagagagcggctcgcctttgtcgtccttgcggacgtcgatgaggtagtaggagtcgttgccgagcacgcggctgacggcgaatggtccttcccgggcggggacagcttgtgcatccctttcttgtcctggattagccggagtaccagatcgccgacttggaaggagcgactccgaacgcgcGGCTTGTGGTAGC
It includes:
- the LOC139833920 gene encoding uncharacterized protein — its product is MALPKKAQSLWRRFWFYARSTLPGRGRELEDVITEYKVKLEAATDARDSARGAAASLREEVAALKQQHAKELAAEKEASEGIVLAVQAEKTNFEAFVREMSRQILGTCDFVETATPRECLSTATARIIACAGEILAALQYLSPREVIPRDTPSVFKAVSNIPAVVDWLRRSSCRVGITMALSMVLAHYSEGFDVEEVTAGFPSETGEFDVAEVLRLMDAVRPFADRVLATADLETHIPSQAAPGDAEKEPGPVDYPAERLFHAAAAGSLSTYPVVVYTPKFRHGDDGVEPVVEGAPGSSS